One Salvelinus fontinalis isolate EN_2023a chromosome 27, ASM2944872v1, whole genome shotgun sequence genomic region harbors:
- the LOC129825497 gene encoding leucine-rich repeat transmembrane protein FLRT2-like gives MEFQAGLCNKDWGSFLRFWLTVILSLNVHFSCPATSCPEECRCDKTFVYCNERSLTSVPLGVTEGYKILYLHNNQINNAGFPWELHNVASVETVYLYGNQLDEFPINLPKNIRVLHLQENNIQTISRAALAQLPRLEELHLDDNSISTVGVEEGAFRDAVSLKLLFLTKNHLSSVPIGLPEDLTELRLDENRIAVIAEEAFQNVTRLQRLLLDGNLLTDEGVAPGTFQELSNLRELALARNSLTFPPPLLPTQSLVKLSLQDNQMDQIPVTAFTGLQRLERLDISNNQLQTLTQGVFDGLVSLRQLTVRNNPWRCDCTVKWVVVWLKSLPSSINVRGSMCQSPARVRGMAIRELTLDSIQCPAGTDLQPDFWPTLRSTPPHPQLPTTTLITSSMTSSIPTSTTSSYPTSPSPPPALPPHPAGPLPPYEDPLRISFHVVNASCIEVSWASYFTVTAYKVTWVKMGQSLMSDVSRERTVSGERRKLSLTNLEPRSVYRVCVYVLDTLNSYRPGEDTICSDARTKSTSSSSNNNKATGSEEAQQDTNSTLILAGVIGGAVLVILVMLLSLFCWHMQKKSRSESSKWKYNRGRRKDDYCEAGTKKDNSILEMTETSFQIVSLNNEQLLKGDYRIQPIYTPNGGIGFRDCHLSNNSLAYCKSSNVPSTEFCHT, from the coding sequence ATGGAGTTTCAGGCTGGGCTGTGTAATAAAGATTGGGGTTCATTTCTGCGTTTCTGGTTGACAGTCATCCTGAGCCTCAATGTGCACTTCAGCTGCCCTGCGACCTCGTGCCCAGAAGAGTGCCGCTGCGACAAAACCTTTGTTTACTGCAACGAGCGGAGCCTGACGTCTGTGCCTCTGGGGGTGACAGAGGGCTACAAGATCCTCTACCTCCACAACAACCAGATCAACAATGCAGGGTTCCCATGGGAACTACACAACGTGGCGTCCGTGGAGACAGTGTATCTCTACGGCAACCAGTTGGACGAGTTCCCCATCAACCTGCCTAAGAATATCCGGGTGCTCCACCTGCAAGAGAACAACATCCAGACCATCTCCAGGGCTGCCTTGGCCCAACTTCCCCGCCTAGAGGAGCTCCACCTGGACGATAACTCCATCTCTACGgttggggtggaggagggggcgTTCCGGGATGCTGTCAGCCTCAAGCTGCTCTTCCTCACCAAGAACCACCTGAGCAGTGTCCCCATTGGTCTCCCAGAGGACCTCACAGAGCTGCGATTAGATGAGAATCGTATCGCCGTCATCGCTGAGGAGGCGTTCCAGAACGTGACGCGGCTACAGCGCCTCCTGTTGGATGGCAACTTGTTGACAGACGAGGGCGTGGCCCCGGGGACGTTCCAGGAGCTGTCCAACCTCCGGGAGCTGGCGCTGGCCCGTAACTCTCTGACGTTCCCCCCGCCCCTCCTCCCGACGCAGTCCCTGGTCAAGCTCAGCCTGCAGGATAATCAGATGGACCAGATCCCAGTGACAGCCTTCACCGGCCTCCAGAGGCTCGAGAGACTGGATATCTCCAATAACCAGCTGCAGACGCTGACACAGGGGGTCTTTGACGGCCTCGTCAGCCTCAGACAGCTCACTGTTCGGAACAACCCGTGGCGCTGCGATTGCACCGTCAAATGGGTGGTGGTGTGGCTCAAGTCACTGCCAAGCTCCATCAACGTGCGCGGTTCAATGTGCCAGAGCCCAGCGAGGGTGCGCGGCATGGCAATCAGAGAACTCACCCTGGATTCTATCCAGTGCCCAGCTGGGACGGACCTCCAGCCCGACTTCTGGCCTACCCTGCGCTCCACACCCCCGCACCCCCAActccccaccaccaccctcaTTACCTCCTCCATGACCAGCTCTATTCCCACCTCCACAACCTCCTCCTATCCAACatcaccctcccctccccctgcCCTGCCTCCCCACCCCGCTGGCCCACTGCCCCCATATGAGGACCCCCTACGGATATCCTTCCATGTGGTCAATGCCTCCTGCATCGAGGTAAGCTGGGCTTCCTACTTCACCGTCACAGCCTACAAGGTGACCTGGGTCAAGATGGGCCAGAGCCTGATGAGCGACGTCAGCCGCGAAAGGACGGTGAGTGGGGAAAGGCGGAAGCTTAGCTTGACCAACCTGGAGCCCAGGTCGGTGTACCGGGTCTGTGTTTATGTGCTGGACACCCTCAACTCCTACCGCCCAGGGGAGGATACAATATGCTCAGACGCCAGAACCAAGTCGACCTCATCCAGCTCCAACAACAACAAAGCCACAGGGTCGGAGGAAGCTCAACAGGACACCAACTCCACTCTCATTTTGGCCGGGGTGATAGGCGGGGCAGTCCTTGTCATCCTGGTAATGCTGCTGAGCCTGTTTTGTTGGCACATGCAAAAGAAGAGCCGCTCTGAATCGTCCAAGTGGAAATACAACCGTGGCAGGAGAAAAGACGACTACTGCGAGGCGGGGACCAAAAAGGATAACTCTATACTGGAAATGACTGAGACCAGCTTTCAGATAGTTTCCCTGAACAATGAGCAACTTTTGAAAGGGGATTACAGGATTCAGCCCATCTACACACCCAATGGAGGCATCGGCTTCAGAGACTGCCACCTCAGTAACAATAGCTTAGCCTACTGCAAGAGCAGCAACGTTCCCAGCACCGAGTTCTGCCACACGTGA